A window of Micromonospora sp. WMMC415 genomic DNA:
GCGTCCATGACGATCAGGCCGCGCCCCTGATCGGGACGCGGCCTGCGGCAAGAAAGATCAGGTCAGCGGGCGACCGGCCACACCATCCGCACCTCGGTGCCGACACCCTCGTCCACCGGACGCACCTGGAGGTCCTCGACGAAGCCGGCGAGCAGCGCGAAGCCGACGCCGGTGGTCAGGGCGTCCTCGCTGAGCGACTCCTTGGCCAACTCGTCCGGCGGCAGCGCGGCCAGGCCGATCCCGGCCTCGATCGGCGCCCGGTCGACGACCCGCACGGCGTACGCCCCCGAGTCGGACATCTCCACCAGCACCGGGTCGGGCAGGCCGTACTGCCGGTGCAGGGCGACCGCCCGGGTGCACGCCT
This region includes:
- a CDS encoding ATP-binding protein is translated as MATVRLSFSPAPVHVRTARLVGVAVARRAGVREDLLDEVRLAIGEACTRAVALHRQYGLPDPVLVEMSDSGAYAVRVVDRAPIEAGIGLAALPPDELAKESLSEDALTTGVGFALLAGFVEDLQVRPVDEGVGTEVRMVWPVAR